Proteins encoded in a region of the Streptomyces sp. NBC_01298 genome:
- a CDS encoding GNAT family N-acetyltransferase, with translation MTTTLRPSGPLQQSTGGARSRPYEIRVNSRRVGALLLATDTPFGPTVAEIRELAVEEPDRRRGRATVAALAAEEVLRSWGCRRVRVSVPAGSAGGLRLAAALGYAEYSRNMAKDLPAEPPALSEGVAGRPMTEAEFESWHTEALESYAQSWVSRGMPAEAARTKSANDHASMLPLGLATPGVSFSVLEAAGVPVGTVWVAPSGGNSYVFDVAVAEEHRGRGHGRDLMLLAERTALAAGHRVLALHVFTDNVPALRLYESLGYRTTDFNYAKDLI, from the coding sequence ATGACCACCACCCTGCGGCCGAGCGGGCCGCTTCAGCAGAGCACCGGCGGGGCGCGCTCGCGCCCGTACGAGATCCGTGTCAACAGCAGGCGCGTCGGCGCCCTGCTGCTCGCGACGGACACCCCCTTCGGGCCGACGGTCGCCGAGATCCGCGAACTCGCCGTCGAGGAGCCCGACCGCCGGCGCGGCCGGGCCACGGTCGCCGCGCTCGCCGCCGAGGAAGTACTGCGGAGCTGGGGCTGCCGGCGGGTCCGCGTCTCGGTCCCGGCCGGCTCGGCCGGTGGCCTGCGGCTGGCCGCCGCCCTCGGGTACGCCGAGTACAGCCGCAACATGGCCAAGGACCTCCCGGCCGAGCCGCCCGCCCTGTCCGAGGGGGTGGCGGGCCGCCCGATGACGGAGGCGGAGTTCGAGTCCTGGCACACCGAGGCGCTGGAGAGCTACGCGCAGAGCTGGGTCAGCCGCGGCATGCCGGCCGAAGCCGCGCGGACGAAGTCGGCGAACGACCACGCCTCCATGCTGCCCCTGGGCCTGGCCACCCCGGGCGTCAGCTTCTCCGTGCTGGAGGCGGCCGGCGTCCCCGTGGGCACCGTGTGGGTCGCGCCGAGCGGCGGGAACTCGTACGTCTTCGACGTCGCGGTCGCCGAGGAGCACCGCGGCCGCGGCCACGGCCGGGACCTGATGCTCCTCGCGGAACGCACCGCCCTCGCGGCCGGCCACCGGGTGCTCGCGCTGCACGTCTTCACCGACAACGTCCCGGCCCTGCGCCTCTACGAGTCCCTCGGCTACCGGACGACCGACTTCAACTACGCCAAGGACCTGATCTAG
- a CDS encoding aminotransferase class IV, producing the protein MRIWLDGALRDADEAKVSVFDHGLTVGDGVFETLKAERGTAFALTRHLERLTRSARGLGLPDPDLDEVRRACAAVLEANPLPLGRLRVTYTGGVSPLGSDRGDAGPTLIVALADTTRRPDTTAVVTVPWVRNERSAVVGLKTTSYAENVVALAAAHRAGASEALLANTVGRLCEGTGSNVFVVLDGQLHTPPVASGCLAGITRALVAEWCGAKETDLPFEALEQAEEVFLTSSLRDVQAVLRIDGRELGSAPGPVTAEAMRIFDARSAEDADPRS; encoded by the coding sequence GTGAGGATCTGGCTCGACGGAGCACTGCGGGATGCCGACGAAGCGAAGGTGTCCGTGTTCGACCACGGCCTCACCGTCGGCGACGGGGTCTTCGAGACGCTCAAGGCGGAGCGCGGGACGGCCTTCGCGCTCACCCGGCACCTGGAGCGGCTGACCCGCTCCGCCCGGGGGCTCGGCCTGCCGGACCCGGACCTGGACGAGGTGCGCCGCGCCTGCGCCGCCGTACTGGAGGCCAACCCGCTGCCGCTCGGCCGGCTGCGGGTCACCTACACCGGGGGCGTCTCCCCGCTCGGCTCCGACCGGGGAGACGCCGGCCCGACGCTGATCGTCGCGCTGGCCGACACCACCCGCCGCCCCGACACCACCGCCGTGGTCACCGTGCCGTGGGTGCGCAACGAGCGTTCCGCCGTGGTGGGCCTGAAGACCACCTCGTACGCCGAGAACGTGGTCGCGCTCGCCGCCGCCCACCGGGCCGGCGCCTCCGAGGCCCTCCTCGCCAACACCGTCGGGCGGCTCTGCGAGGGCACCGGCTCCAACGTGTTCGTGGTCCTCGACGGACAGCTGCACACCCCGCCGGTGGCCTCCGGCTGCCTCGCGGGCATCACCCGGGCCCTCGTCGCCGAATGGTGCGGGGCCAAGGAGACCGACCTGCCCTTCGAAGCGCTGGAGCAGGCGGAGGAGGTCTTCCTGACCTCCTCCCTGCGCGACGTCCAGGCCGTCCTGCGGATCGACGGGCGCGAGCTGGGTTCGGCCCCCGGTCCCGTCACGGCCGAGGCCATGCGGATCTTCGACGCCCGCTCCGCCGAGGACGCCGACCCCCGTTCCTGA
- a CDS encoding CGNR zinc finger domain-containing protein, with product MQIPHDTRRALDVVVALVNTSAETEQPDALADVNALRAFVHEYAISDVGELSARDLAGVRTVRGKFAQVFAAPNSRIASVLINELVATAGTTPQLTNHDGYDWHVHYFAPGASVGDHLAADGGMALAFIVVSGEQERLRRCEAPDCRRAFVDLSRNRSRRYCDSRTCGNRLHVAAYRARRKSELGTEPGSEQEEVVHGGEEQQTADHG from the coding sequence GTGCAGATCCCCCACGACACCCGTCGCGCGCTCGACGTCGTCGTCGCGCTGGTGAACACCTCGGCCGAGACGGAGCAGCCCGACGCGCTGGCGGACGTGAACGCGCTGCGCGCCTTCGTCCACGAGTACGCGATCAGCGACGTAGGCGAGCTCAGCGCCCGCGACCTCGCCGGCGTGCGCACGGTGCGCGGAAAATTCGCCCAGGTCTTCGCGGCGCCGAACTCCCGCATCGCCTCCGTGCTGATCAACGAGCTGGTCGCGACGGCCGGCACCACCCCGCAGCTGACCAACCACGACGGCTACGACTGGCACGTGCACTACTTCGCCCCGGGCGCCTCGGTGGGCGACCACCTGGCGGCCGACGGCGGCATGGCGCTGGCCTTCATCGTGGTCTCCGGCGAGCAGGAGCGGCTGCGGCGCTGCGAGGCCCCGGACTGCCGGCGCGCCTTCGTCGACCTGTCCCGCAACCGCTCCCGGCGCTACTGCGACAGCCGTACCTGCGGGAACCGGCTGCACGTGGCGGCGTACCGGGCCCGGCGCAAATCGGAACTGGGGACGGAGCCCGGCTCAGAGCAGGAAGAGGTCGTGCACGGCGGCGAGGAGCAGCAGACCGCCGATCACGGCTAG
- a CDS encoding protein kinase domain-containing protein, whose product MDMAMMRLRREDPRVVGSFRLHRRLGAGGMGVVYLGSDRRGQRVALKVIRPDLAEDQEFRSRFAREVSAARRIRGGCTARLVAADLEAERPWFATQYVPGPSLHDKVAEEGPLTASAIAAIGAALSEGLVAVHEAGVVHRDLKPSNILLSPKGPRIIDFGIAWATGASTLTHVGTAVGSPGFLAPEQVRGAAVTPATDVFSLGATLAYAATADSPFGHGSSEVMLYRVVHEEPHLQGVPDALAPLVRACLAKDPDERPTTLQLSMRLKEIAAREAHGMGDSRPPAQRARAAERPTGRLPEGYVEDHEGYAEQRTERRTAGTPVPGRPGSGTGAGQGRAQPKGQGQRGGPDSRPSSPRGTGSRGPGSTAGRTGGRPAPRTTGTGRRPVRPDPKLMRQRLIVFVVVTLLVALGIALAQKL is encoded by the coding sequence GTGGACATGGCGATGATGCGGCTCCGGCGCGAGGACCCGCGTGTCGTCGGCTCGTTCAGACTGCACCGGCGCCTCGGCGCCGGTGGCATGGGCGTCGTCTATCTGGGCTCCGACCGGCGCGGACAGCGCGTCGCGCTCAAGGTGATCCGGCCGGACCTGGCCGAGGACCAGGAGTTCCGCTCGCGCTTCGCCCGCGAGGTCTCCGCCGCCCGGCGGATCCGCGGCGGGTGCACCGCGCGCCTGGTCGCCGCGGACCTGGAGGCCGAGCGTCCCTGGTTCGCCACGCAGTACGTACCCGGCCCCTCCCTGCACGACAAGGTCGCCGAGGAAGGTCCCCTGACGGCCTCGGCCATCGCCGCGATCGGCGCCGCGCTCTCCGAGGGCCTGGTCGCCGTGCACGAGGCCGGGGTGGTCCACCGCGACCTCAAGCCCTCGAACATCCTGCTGTCGCCCAAGGGCCCGCGCATCATCGACTTCGGGATCGCCTGGGCCACCGGCGCCAGCACCCTGACCCATGTGGGCACGGCCGTCGGCTCCCCCGGCTTCCTGGCGCCCGAGCAGGTGCGCGGCGCCGCCGTCACCCCCGCCACCGACGTCTTCTCCCTCGGCGCCACCCTCGCCTACGCGGCCACCGCCGACTCCCCCTTCGGACACGGCAGTTCCGAGGTCATGCTCTACCGCGTGGTGCACGAGGAGCCCCATCTCCAGGGTGTTCCGGACGCGCTCGCACCCCTCGTACGGGCCTGCCTGGCGAAGGATCCCGACGAGCGGCCGACCACGCTCCAGCTGTCGATGCGGCTCAAGGAGATCGCGGCCCGCGAGGCCCACGGGATGGGCGACAGCCGCCCGCCGGCGCAGCGGGCGCGCGCGGCCGAACGGCCGACCGGCCGGCTGCCCGAGGGCTACGTCGAGGACCACGAGGGGTACGCCGAGCAGCGCACGGAGCGCCGTACCGCCGGCACTCCCGTCCCGGGACGTCCGGGCAGCGGAACCGGAGCGGGCCAGGGCCGGGCGCAGCCCAAGGGACAGGGACAGCGCGGCGGCCCGGACTCGCGGCCCTCGTCCCCCCGGGGCACCGGCTCACGGGGACCCGGCTCCACCGCCGGACGTACGGGCGGCCGCCCGGCTCCCCGTACGACGGGCACGGGGCGGCGGCCGGTACGGCCCGACCCCAAGCTGATGCGCCAGCGCCTGATCGTCTTCGTCGTGGTGACCCTGCTCGTGGCGCTGGGCATCGCACTGGCCCAGAAGCTCTAG
- a CDS encoding chorismate-binding protein, translating into MHDLPPLARFGGLLATDLRDVTSDPAALESTGFWAVTADFEGRLVCARFGDIRPDAVPAPVPGAWRGPDADEWTSSLDRAAYTAGVRSIRAHIEAGEVYQANLCRVMSAPLPDPAGADVDALTALLARGNPAPYAGTIRLPAHGVEIATASPELYLRRSGRRVESGPIKGTGRTAADLLPKDHAENVMIVDLVRNDLGRVCATGSVTVPELCALEEHPGLVHLVSTVAGELAEGAGWPELLAATFPPGSVTGAPKSSALRIIRALETAPRGPYCGGIGWVDADRGTAELAVGIRTFWIDRTAPGGPRLLFGTGAGITWGSDPDREWAETELKAARLLRVASGAVEANVTGAKGATGTTGTTETQTDESGRTVR; encoded by the coding sequence GTGCACGACCTGCCTCCCCTCGCCCGCTTCGGCGGCCTTCTCGCGACCGATCTCCGAGATGTCACCAGTGATCCCGCCGCCCTGGAGTCCACCGGCTTCTGGGCGGTGACGGCCGATTTCGAAGGCCGCCTCGTCTGCGCGCGCTTCGGGGACATACGTCCCGATGCGGTGCCGGCGCCCGTCCCCGGGGCCTGGCGCGGCCCCGACGCCGACGAGTGGACCTCCTCCCTCGACCGCGCCGCGTACACCGCGGGCGTACGAAGCATCCGCGCGCACATCGAGGCGGGGGAGGTCTACCAGGCCAACCTCTGCCGCGTGATGTCCGCGCCGCTTCCCGATCCGGCGGGCGCCGATGTGGACGCCCTGACGGCGCTGCTCGCGCGCGGCAACCCGGCCCCCTATGCAGGAACGATTCGGCTGCCGGCCCACGGCGTCGAGATCGCCACCGCGTCCCCCGAGCTCTACCTGCGCCGCTCCGGCCGCCGCGTCGAGTCGGGCCCGATCAAGGGCACCGGCCGCACCGCCGCCGATCTGCTGCCCAAGGACCACGCCGAGAACGTGATGATCGTGGACCTCGTACGCAACGACCTCGGCCGGGTCTGCGCCACCGGCTCCGTGACCGTCCCCGAGCTGTGCGCGCTCGAAGAGCACCCGGGCCTCGTCCACCTGGTCTCCACCGTCGCCGGGGAACTGGCCGAGGGCGCCGGCTGGCCGGAGCTGCTCGCCGCGACCTTCCCGCCCGGCTCCGTCACCGGAGCCCCCAAATCCTCGGCCCTGCGGATCATCCGGGCCCTGGAGACGGCCCCGCGCGGCCCCTACTGCGGAGGCATCGGGTGGGTCGACGCCGACCGCGGCACGGCCGAGCTGGCCGTGGGCATCCGGACCTTCTGGATCGACCGCACGGCCCCCGGCGGACCCCGGCTACTGTTCGGCACCGGCGCCGGTATCACCTGGGGGTCCGACCCCGACCGCGAGTGGGCGGAGACCGAGCTGAAGGCCGCCCGGCTGCTGCGGGTAGCGTCGGGAGCCGTCGAAGCGAACGTGACCGGCGCGAAGGGTGCGACGGGCACGACGGGCACGACAGAAACACAGACGGACGAAAGCGGGAGGACCGTACGGTGA
- the cobA gene encoding uroporphyrinogen-III C-methyltransferase, protein MGHPAHPAYPVGLRLTGRRVVVIGGGQVAQRRLPALIAAGADIVLISPSATPSVDAMAETGEIRWERRRYADGDLAGAWYALVATRDRAANDTASAEAERERVWCVRADDAEAASAWTPATGRVEGVTVAVLSGNDPRRSAAVRDAVVEGLRDGSLTAARPHTPGVSLVGGGPGDPDLITVRGRRLLAEADVVIADRLGPRDLLDELPPHVEVIDAAKIPYGRFMAQEAINEALITHAKAGKAVVRLKGGDPYVFGRGMEELQALAEAGIPCTVVPGISSSISVPGAAGIPVTHRGVAHEFTVVSGHVGPDDPRSLVDWASLAKLTGTLVILMGVDKIGLIAEALVRHGRPADTAVAVIQEGTTASQRRVDATLATVGETVKAQEVRPPAVIVIGDVVKVHRPEAD, encoded by the coding sequence ATGGGACACCCGGCACACCCCGCCTACCCCGTCGGACTCCGCCTCACGGGCCGCCGCGTCGTCGTGATCGGCGGTGGCCAGGTCGCCCAGCGCCGGCTGCCCGCGCTCATCGCGGCCGGCGCCGACATCGTCCTGATCTCCCCCTCCGCGACCCCCTCCGTGGACGCCATGGCGGAGACCGGCGAGATCCGCTGGGAGCGCCGCCGCTACGCGGACGGTGACCTGGCCGGCGCCTGGTACGCCCTGGTCGCCACCCGGGACCGTGCCGCCAACGACACCGCCTCCGCCGAGGCCGAGCGCGAGCGCGTCTGGTGCGTTCGCGCCGACGACGCCGAGGCCGCGAGCGCCTGGACCCCGGCCACCGGCCGGGTGGAGGGCGTCACCGTCGCCGTACTGAGCGGCAACGACCCCCGCCGCTCCGCCGCCGTCCGCGACGCGGTCGTCGAGGGGCTGCGGGACGGCTCCCTGACCGCCGCCCGCCCGCACACCCCCGGCGTGTCCCTCGTCGGCGGCGGTCCCGGGGACCCGGACCTGATCACGGTCCGCGGCCGCCGCCTCCTGGCCGAGGCCGACGTGGTCATCGCCGACCGGCTCGGCCCCCGCGACCTCCTCGACGAGCTCCCGCCGCACGTCGAGGTCATCGACGCGGCGAAGATCCCGTACGGCCGTTTCATGGCCCAGGAGGCCATCAACGAAGCGCTCATCACGCACGCCAAGGCCGGCAAGGCCGTGGTGCGGCTCAAGGGCGGGGACCCGTACGTCTTCGGCCGCGGCATGGAGGAGCTCCAGGCCCTCGCCGAGGCGGGCATCCCCTGCACCGTCGTGCCCGGCATCTCCAGCTCCATCTCGGTGCCCGGCGCGGCCGGCATTCCGGTCACCCACCGGGGCGTGGCCCACGAGTTCACCGTGGTGAGCGGGCACGTCGGTCCCGACGACCCGCGCTCGCTGGTGGACTGGGCCTCGCTGGCCAAGCTCACCGGCACCCTGGTCATCCTGATGGGCGTCGACAAGATCGGGCTGATCGCCGAGGCGCTGGTCCGCCACGGCCGTCCCGCCGACACCGCCGTCGCCGTCATCCAGGAGGGCACCACCGCCTCCCAGCGCCGCGTGGACGCCACCCTGGCGACCGTCGGCGAGACCGTGAAGGCCCAGGAGGTCCGGCCGCCCGCCGTCATCGTGATCGGCGACGTGGTGAAGGTCCACCGGCCCGAGGCCGACTGA
- a CDS encoding phosphotransferase, with the protein MSAAELAAYAGAARYVLLADRDDGTVVRCGDVVAKAHAGDSDPDALAVRIRVAGDPALAGVLLPPLRTGLGLVGSRPVSLWPYGAPVAPDRPEEAPWEQAAELLAALHRTPLHHLPYPVPPMRGPAKLARALRRLDAAHPPEAPVLMGHAVPGRPAPSGPEAGDPSGGRRVGPAGERAPGHGRDADRGSGDGPTRTGAAAALPAGPSSGRADRARRAVLSIPNGQAVPAGQDADAAELARLVRAAAATLPGWARGEGPPPSGGALCHGDLHLGQLVRSPAGGWRLIDVDDLGLGTPAWDLARPAAWYAAGLLDTGTWLRFLDAYRAAGGPAAGAPGSDPWPELDLAARALTVQTAALALAKAAHERRRLDDVERLMVEACARIASLPPDLEPTAPS; encoded by the coding sequence GTGAGCGCGGCCGAACTCGCCGCGTACGCCGGTGCGGCGCGGTACGTGCTCCTCGCGGACCGCGACGACGGCACCGTGGTCCGCTGCGGGGACGTGGTGGCCAAGGCCCACGCGGGCGACAGCGATCCCGACGCCCTGGCCGTACGGATCCGCGTGGCCGGCGACCCGGCGCTGGCCGGGGTGCTGCTGCCCCCGCTGCGCACCGGCCTGGGCCTGGTCGGCTCCCGGCCCGTCTCCCTGTGGCCCTACGGTGCTCCGGTCGCTCCGGACCGCCCCGAGGAGGCTCCCTGGGAGCAGGCCGCCGAACTCCTGGCCGCCCTCCACCGGACGCCGCTCCACCACCTCCCGTACCCGGTCCCGCCGATGCGCGGCCCGGCCAAGCTCGCCCGGGCCCTGCGCCGCCTCGACGCGGCGCACCCGCCCGAGGCCCCGGTCCTGATGGGGCACGCCGTGCCGGGACGGCCCGCGCCCTCGGGCCCGGAAGCCGGCGACCCGAGCGGCGGGCGGCGGGTGGGCCCGGCCGGGGAACGCGCCCCCGGCCACGGCCGGGACGCCGACCGTGGCTCCGGGGACGGGCCGACCCGGACCGGGGCGGCCGCCGCGCTCCCCGCCGGGCCGTCCTCCGGCCGGGCCGACCGAGCCCGTCGCGCCGTTCTGTCCATCCCCAACGGGCAGGCGGTACCGGCCGGGCAGGACGCCGACGCCGCGGAGCTGGCGCGGCTCGTACGGGCCGCCGCGGCCACGCTCCCCGGGTGGGCCCGGGGGGAGGGGCCGCCGCCGTCCGGCGGGGCGCTGTGCCACGGCGACCTGCACCTCGGGCAGCTGGTCCGGAGCCCCGCCGGGGGCTGGCGGCTGATCGACGTGGACGACCTGGGCCTGGGCACGCCCGCCTGGGACCTCGCCCGCCCCGCCGCCTGGTACGCGGCCGGGCTGCTGGACACCGGGACCTGGCTGCGCTTCCTCGACGCCTACCGGGCCGCCGGCGGCCCCGCGGCCGGTGCGCCCGGAAGCGACCCCTGGCCGGAACTCGATCTCGCGGCCCGCGCGCTCACCGTGCAGACGGCCGCCCTGGCGCTCGCCAAGGCCGCCCACGAAAGGCGCCGACTCGACGACGTGGAGCGGCTGATGGTGGAGGCCTGTGCCCGAATTGCGTCCCTCCCGCCCGACTTGGAGCCGACGGCTCCGTCGTAG
- a CDS encoding TrmH family RNA methyltransferase, translating into MADLITVEDPDDPRLRDYTGLTDVELRRRREPAEGLFIAEGEKVIRRAKDAGYEMRSMLLSAKWVDVMRDVIDELPAPVYAVSPELAERVTGYHVHRGALASMQRKPLPTAEDLLATTRRVVIMEAVNDHTNIGAIFRSAAALGMDAVLLSPDCADPLYRRSVKVSMGAVFSVPYARLEAWPKGLDSVREAGFKLLALTPHQKASPIDVAAPQDLERVALMLGAEGDGLSTQALVAADEWVRIPMAHGVDSLNVGAAAAVAFYAVAGGRS; encoded by the coding sequence GTGGCTGATCTCATCACCGTCGAGGACCCCGACGACCCGCGCCTGCGCGACTACACGGGCCTGACCGACGTAGAACTCCGGCGCCGGCGCGAGCCCGCGGAAGGTCTCTTCATCGCCGAAGGCGAGAAGGTGATCAGACGCGCCAAGGACGCCGGGTACGAGATGCGCTCGATGCTGCTCTCCGCCAAGTGGGTCGACGTCATGCGCGACGTCATCGACGAGCTCCCGGCCCCGGTCTACGCCGTCAGCCCGGAGCTCGCCGAGCGCGTCACCGGCTACCACGTGCACCGCGGCGCCCTCGCCTCCATGCAGCGCAAGCCGCTGCCGACGGCCGAGGACCTGCTCGCCACGACCCGGCGCGTGGTCATCATGGAAGCGGTGAACGACCACACCAACATCGGCGCCATCTTCCGCAGCGCGGCCGCCCTCGGCATGGACGCGGTCCTGCTCTCGCCCGACTGCGCGGACCCGCTGTACCGGCGCTCCGTCAAGGTCTCCATGGGCGCGGTGTTCTCCGTCCCGTACGCCCGGCTGGAGGCCTGGCCCAAGGGCCTGGACTCGGTCCGCGAGGCGGGCTTCAAGCTGCTCGCCCTCACCCCGCACCAGAAGGCCTCGCCGATCGACGTGGCGGCTCCTCAGGACCTGGAGCGGGTCGCGCTCATGCTCGGCGCGGAGGGGGACGGGCTGTCGACGCAGGCACTGGTCGCGGCCGACGAGTGGGTACGGATTCCGATGGCGCACGGGGTGGACTCGCTGAACGTGGGCGCGGCCGCGGCCGTCGCCTTCTACGCGGTGGCCGGCGGCCGCTCGTAG
- a CDS encoding TIGR02611 family protein has protein sequence MNTGSDRETNESAAESAAESAAVEAAAESAAEPTAEEAPHVSKAPAFIKARRGLHLSWQVGVFIVGLAVIGAGVAMLVLPGPGWVAIFAGLAIWATEFAWAHFALRWTKRKVSEATQKALDPKVRRRNIILTSVGLAVAGIAIGVYLWTHGLSLPWNAKE, from the coding sequence ATGAACACGGGGAGTGACCGCGAGACCAACGAGTCCGCAGCCGAATCCGCAGCCGAATCCGCAGCAGTCGAGGCCGCGGCCGAGTCCGCAGCCGAACCCACCGCCGAGGAGGCGCCGCACGTCTCCAAGGCACCGGCCTTCATCAAGGCCCGCCGGGGTCTGCACCTGAGCTGGCAGGTCGGCGTCTTCATCGTCGGCCTCGCCGTCATCGGCGCCGGCGTCGCCATGCTCGTCCTGCCCGGCCCGGGCTGGGTGGCGATCTTCGCGGGCCTCGCGATCTGGGCCACCGAATTCGCCTGGGCCCACTTCGCGCTGCGCTGGACCAAGCGCAAGGTCAGCGAGGCCACGCAGAAGGCGCTGGACCCGAAGGTCCGCCGCCGCAACATCATCCTGACCAGCGTCGGGCTCGCGGTCGCGGGCATCGCGATCGGCGTCTACCTGTGGACGCACGGGCTCTCGCTGCCCTGGAACGCCAAGGAGTAG
- a CDS encoding SsgA family sporulation/cell division regulator: protein MNTTVSCELHLRLVVSSESSLPVPAGLRYDTADPYAVHATFHTGAEETVEWVFARDLLAEGLHRPTGTGDVRVWPSRSHGQGVVCIALSSPEGEALLEAPARALESFLKRTDAAVPPGTEHRHFDLDKELSHILAES, encoded by the coding sequence ATGAACACCACGGTCAGCTGCGAGCTGCACCTGCGCCTCGTTGTGTCGAGCGAGTCCTCACTGCCTGTTCCCGCGGGCCTGCGGTATGACACGGCCGATCCCTACGCCGTGCACGCCACCTTCCACACCGGCGCCGAGGAGACGGTCGAATGGGTATTCGCCCGCGACCTCCTCGCCGAGGGTCTTCACCGGCCCACCGGTACCGGCGACGTCCGTGTCTGGCCGTCCCGCAGTCACGGTCAGGGGGTCGTCTGCATCGCCCTGAGCTCACCGGAGGGAGAAGCGCTGCTCGAAGCACCCGCCCGAGCACTGGAGTCGTTCCTCAAGCGGACGGACGCCGCGGTTCCACCCGGAACCGAACACCGGCACTTCGACCTCGACAAGGAGCTCTCCCACATCCTGGCCGAATCCTGA
- a CDS encoding DsbA family protein: MTDSVILDVWCELQCPDCHSALDDVRALRARYGDRLDIRLRHFPLEKHKHSFAAAQAAEEAAEQGQAWPYVEAVLARTAELGKAGEPVLVEVARELGLDAEEFDTALIDGRHILIVDADQAEGKAIGVTGTPTYVIDGERLDGGKSQDGLRERIEEIADRLLAADA, encoded by the coding sequence ATGACCGATTCCGTGATCCTCGACGTCTGGTGCGAACTTCAGTGCCCGGACTGCCACAGCGCTCTGGACGACGTGCGCGCCCTGCGGGCCCGCTACGGCGACCGGCTGGACATCCGGCTGCGCCACTTCCCGCTGGAGAAGCACAAGCACTCCTTCGCCGCGGCACAGGCCGCCGAAGAAGCCGCCGAGCAGGGGCAGGCCTGGCCCTACGTGGAGGCCGTCCTCGCCCGCACCGCGGAACTCGGCAAGGCCGGCGAACCGGTCCTCGTCGAGGTCGCGCGTGAACTGGGCCTGGACGCCGAGGAGTTCGACACCGCCCTCATCGACGGCCGGCACATCCTGATCGTGGACGCCGACCAGGCCGAGGGCAAGGCGATCGGCGTGACCGGCACCCCGACGTACGTGATCGACGGAGAGCGCCTCGACGGCGGCAAGAGCCAGGACGGCCTGCGCGAGCGCATCGAGGAGATCGCCGACCGGCTGCTCGCCGCGGACGCCTGA
- a CDS encoding TFIIB-type zinc ribbon-containing protein — protein MQCPKCHAMMHTYNRNGVQIEQCSGCRGIFLDYGELEALTRLESQYTSQYGQVPPPAAPPAPAPAAYPQQHAAPAPAWGAPQHGGYGHGHGHGHRKGGFGRMLFSS, from the coding sequence ATGCAGTGTCCGAAGTGTCACGCGATGATGCACACGTACAACCGCAACGGTGTCCAGATAGAGCAGTGCAGCGGTTGCCGCGGCATCTTCCTGGACTACGGCGAGCTGGAGGCGCTGACCCGCCTGGAGTCCCAGTACACCTCCCAGTACGGCCAGGTCCCGCCCCCCGCCGCCCCTCCGGCCCCGGCCCCCGCCGCGTACCCGCAGCAGCACGCCGCCCCCGCGCCCGCCTGGGGCGCCCCGCAGCACGGCGGCTACGGCCACGGCCACGGGCACGGCCACCGCAAGGGCGGCTTCGGCCGGATGCTCTTCTCCTCCTGA